The Metabacillus schmidteae genome includes a region encoding these proteins:
- a CDS encoding carbohydrate ABC transporter permease — MKTVKNFVKVRNTTEHYRNSEHYKKGEVVSAYGFLTPAMVLAILFIVLPIILAFTYGFTDYYLLKPNDKQFIGLENFKRMLIDEVLIQSFLNTIKFVVFVVPLQLAMALGLALIVNKKIKGVGFFRTAYFSPAVLSLVVISILWTVMLNPTSGLINEMLANIGLPKQPFLSSADQAMYTIVAISAWSGCGYQMMIFLAGLKNIDGSLYEAADIDGANAFQKFLFITIPSLKPILMFLVITTTIQAFKLIVQPMVMTGGGPDYSTMTILQYIYEYGFRHRNIGYASAITLAFTVFLVVVSIVIKKLFREERAA; from the coding sequence ATGAAAACGGTTAAAAACTTTGTGAAAGTAAGAAATACCACCGAACATTACCGAAACAGTGAGCATTATAAAAAAGGCGAAGTCGTCTCAGCCTATGGATTTTTAACACCAGCAATGGTGCTTGCCATTTTATTTATCGTCCTACCTATTATTCTAGCTTTTACGTATGGTTTTACAGATTATTATTTATTAAAGCCGAATGATAAACAGTTTATCGGCTTGGAAAATTTTAAGCGAATGCTGATAGATGAGGTGCTGATTCAAAGCTTTTTGAACACGATCAAGTTCGTCGTGTTTGTTGTTCCTCTTCAGCTTGCGATGGCACTTGGTTTAGCGTTAATTGTGAATAAAAAAATCAAAGGTGTTGGCTTTTTTAGAACTGCGTATTTTTCACCTGCAGTGTTGTCTCTAGTTGTTATATCTATTCTTTGGACGGTTATGTTAAACCCGACTTCAGGGTTAATTAATGAAATGTTAGCGAATATTGGACTGCCGAAGCAGCCATTTCTCTCAAGTGCTGATCAAGCGATGTACACCATTGTCGCCATTTCCGCATGGTCAGGTTGCGGCTATCAAATGATGATTTTTTTAGCAGGTTTAAAAAATATCGATGGAAGCTTATATGAAGCAGCAGATATTGATGGTGCGAATGCTTTCCAAAAGTTTTTATTCATTACGATTCCTTCATTAAAACCAATATTAATGTTTTTAGTGATAACCACAACGATCCAGGCATTTAAGTTAATTGTTCAGCCGATGGTTATGACAGGCGGTGGACCTGATTACTCTACCATGACAATCTTGCAATACATCTATGAATATGGATTTAGACACAGAAACATCGGATATGCAAGTGCGATTACGTTGGCTTTCACTGTATTTTTAGTTGTTGTGTCCATTGTGATTAAAAAGCTGTTTAGAGAGGAGCGGGCTGCATGA
- a CDS encoding carbohydrate ABC transporter permease: protein MKILKKSLFYLLASVVALQFLVPLLWMVLSSFKIDEVIYRDIGSIYAVIPRFSDLSLKSYTELLGFYNIFQNVGNSLIYASITVVFGLTINSLAGYALARFQFPFKDWILIFIIALMIVPIEATILPLFLVVNEMGLINTVPGYLMPFIINVMNIFLFRQHFLSFPGELIESGKIDGLSEMGCFFRIVIPSSLNMYITVGILTFLASWNDFLWPVMALSNADLMPIQVALNAIFSDTYNIYTSHIMAALTIVTIPIVVLYIIFQKYIVEGSMQSGIK, encoded by the coding sequence ATGAAGATCTTAAAAAAATCCTTGTTTTATTTACTGGCATCTGTGGTGGCGTTACAGTTTTTAGTTCCTCTTCTTTGGATGGTTTTATCTTCTTTTAAAATTGATGAAGTCATCTACCGGGATATTGGCTCGATCTATGCAGTCATCCCGAGATTTTCAGATCTCTCATTGAAATCTTATACTGAGCTGTTAGGTTTTTATAATATCTTTCAGAATGTGGGTAATAGCCTGATTTATGCTTCAATCACAGTTGTGTTTGGCTTAACTATTAATTCTCTGGCAGGCTATGCTCTAGCACGATTTCAATTTCCGTTTAAAGACTGGATTCTCATTTTTATTATTGCGTTGATGATCGTACCAATTGAGGCAACCATTCTTCCGTTATTTTTAGTTGTAAATGAAATGGGGTTAATTAATACAGTGCCGGGGTACTTAATGCCATTTATCATTAATGTAATGAATATTTTTCTGTTCAGACAGCATTTTCTATCATTTCCGGGTGAGTTGATTGAATCTGGAAAAATCGATGGACTTAGTGAAATGGGCTGCTTTTTCCGAATCGTTATTCCATCCAGCTTAAATATGTATATCACAGTCGGAATTTTAACATTCCTTGCTTCCTGGAATGATTTCTTATGGCCGGTTATGGCGTTATCAAATGCTGACCTCATGCCAATTCAGGTTGCATTAAATGCTATTTTCAGTGATACGTATAATATCTACACTAGTCATATTATGGCAGCTTTAACAATTGTCACCATTCCGATTGTTGTGCTGTATATCATTTTCCAAAAATACATTGTTGAAGGCTCAATGCAGAGTGGAATTAAATAA
- a CDS encoding glycoside hydrolase family 32 protein produces MNRLQKANDYIRENKHKVQSRPHYHFSPEIGWMNDPNGFVYYQGKYHLFYQYYPYDITWNDMHWGHATTENFIDWEHHPVALANDKAYDANGCFSGSAIEKDGKLYLMYTGHIDPNMGFDRDEQEIAERQCVAISEDGVHFEKYQLNPVIGEKELPEGYMICDFRDPKVIEVDGVYYCVLSVRNSKRRGEIIMFKSDDLLEWTFHSSIYQSAFDDNTLLECPDLFRIDEKDILLFSEMPCDPEFAGEIQNKTAYVIGKMDFEKGIFKEETKGLLDYGQTFYAPQSTKGKDGERLLIGWMHRWHETAPPKEYGFNGMMSLPRVLDIKNGQLIQQPFIDTESYFLSKVTYGHVQLGDGEELEIEGKSTGYLQVKIPKHSGKFAINLNKSETKSTTVEINVENNTLSLTSDYGNQELIKVEDLSATSQQEIMLEFYLDLHSIELYINSGQKVLSFTAYDADKGTDIVFGGPAVGPGGPGVGPGGPGGQVPRPASFHLVYRD; encoded by the coding sequence ATGAATCGACTACAAAAAGCAAACGATTATATCAGAGAAAATAAACATAAAGTACAAAGCCGGCCACACTATCATTTTTCACCTGAAATCGGGTGGATGAATGATCCGAATGGGTTTGTCTATTATCAAGGGAAATATCATTTGTTTTATCAATATTATCCTTATGACATTACATGGAATGACATGCACTGGGGCCATGCAACAACTGAGAATTTCATCGATTGGGAGCATCACCCTGTTGCGTTGGCAAATGACAAAGCATATGACGCGAATGGTTGCTTTTCAGGAAGTGCCATTGAAAAGGATGGGAAGCTGTACTTAATGTACACAGGTCATATTGATCCGAATATGGGATTTGACCGAGATGAACAGGAGATTGCGGAACGGCAATGTGTTGCGATATCTGAAGATGGTGTTCATTTTGAAAAATATCAGTTGAATCCTGTGATTGGTGAAAAAGAATTACCTGAGGGGTACATGATTTGTGACTTTAGAGATCCGAAGGTCATAGAAGTGGATGGAGTTTATTATTGTGTGTTATCGGTAAGGAACAGTAAGAGACGTGGCGAAATTATTATGTTTAAATCAGATGATCTATTAGAGTGGACCTTTCATTCCTCGATTTATCAATCAGCCTTTGATGATAATACTCTTTTAGAGTGTCCGGATTTGTTCAGAATTGATGAGAAAGATATTCTATTATTTTCAGAAATGCCTTGTGACCCTGAATTTGCAGGAGAAATACAAAATAAAACAGCCTATGTCATTGGTAAGATGGATTTTGAAAAAGGGATTTTTAAGGAGGAAACTAAAGGATTGCTAGACTATGGCCAAACCTTTTATGCACCACAATCCACAAAGGGCAAAGATGGGGAACGATTACTCATCGGCTGGATGCACCGCTGGCATGAAACAGCACCGCCAAAGGAATACGGCTTTAACGGAATGATGTCATTGCCGCGTGTGCTTGATATAAAGAACGGTCAGCTCATACAGCAGCCATTTATTGATACTGAAAGTTACTTCCTTTCCAAGGTTACCTATGGGCATGTTCAACTAGGTGATGGGGAAGAGTTGGAAATTGAAGGGAAATCAACAGGCTATCTGCAAGTAAAGATACCTAAACACAGCGGCAAATTCGCGATCAACCTTAACAAAAGCGAAACAAAATCAACCACTGTTGAAATAAACGTAGAAAATAATACACTATCTCTAACATCTGATTACGGAAATCAAGAATTAATCAAAGTGGAGGATCTATCAGCAACCTCTCAACAAGAAATCATGCTCGAATTCTACCTCGACCTCCACTCAATCGAACTATACATCAACTCAGGACAAAAAGTCCTCAGCTTCACAGCCTACGACGCAGACAAAGGAACGGATATCGTATTTGGTGGGCCAGCGGTCGGTCCTGGTGGTCCGGGGGTCGGCCCTGGTGGTCCAGGGGGACAGGTTCCTCGTCCCGCTTCGTTTCATTTAGTGTACCGGGATTGA
- a CDS encoding DUF5317 domain-containing protein gives MVYDGLLLAILIGFIRGGSLKRFGEITFKMGWVFPALLLFQFFIFYFQNKIEWIGEISHFSFMGVYVIGLIFLWINRFHAHFKFIFVGVLLNFIVMAVNGGRMPVSEEAALLLDPYYLDTLKNSLYAKHTLATDSTIFAFLGDIIPLRPPYPREQVISIGDVVMNIGGFLAIQAIMLDNKENESPLNGTSKEVKI, from the coding sequence ATGGTGTATGATGGCTTGCTTCTTGCCATTTTAATAGGGTTTATTCGTGGTGGCAGTTTAAAAAGGTTTGGGGAGATTACATTTAAAATGGGGTGGGTGTTCCCGGCGCTGCTTCTGTTTCAATTTTTTATCTTCTATTTTCAAAATAAAATTGAATGGATTGGGGAAATCAGCCATTTTTCATTTATGGGTGTCTATGTAATTGGGCTTATCTTTTTATGGATTAATCGTTTTCATGCCCATTTCAAATTCATTTTTGTTGGTGTACTGCTTAACTTCATTGTGATGGCAGTGAATGGGGGAAGAATGCCTGTTTCGGAAGAGGCTGCTCTTTTATTGGATCCATACTATTTAGATACGTTAAAAAACAGCTTGTATGCAAAACACACGCTTGCAACTGATTCAACCATTTTTGCCTTTTTAGGAGACATTATTCCTCTAAGACCGCCATATCCGAGGGAACAGGTTATTAGTATAGGTGATGTGGTGATGAATATCGGCGGATTCCTTGCAATTCAAGCGATTATGCTAGACAACAAAGAAAATGAAAGTCCATTAAATGGAACTTCGAAGGAGGTGAAAATATAA
- a CDS encoding bifunctional diguanylate cyclase/phosphohydrolase, translated as MVRNRQNIYMVFICVLSLFLLFLHFPFQVGELSNWVLIYTFIGAILLLNHFSVILPSGNFLSMDSALYLACIFLYGINVPLLALILSSFVFFFIRFKMEWWKHLFNFSNYSIMIVSTYYMFIASGGKVGNIDVTNLWPYTISLTVYFLLNLVLMWLYLFLASKLSIRNVFQKLTKKDDVKEAFLSYLCTLVLSLVMTIVIHEQPIFGIFLFISLSITLSLAFSKVFSLYKHEETRAQKDFLTGLNNHGYFKQTLDEFIKRSEYEDPFSIVLLDLDDFKKYNDFNGHVQGDELLTFFGGFISEKIKDHTFIAARYGGEEFAIIMPETTQEQAKMFMDKIRKEYNETPFKGVEILPLGCLSFSAGITEYEKGTYGASELLARADKALYYAKAEGKNNCQIYKEGRFHHKGHQIKEEIDGLEQQLQIFLSKDIYTYQHSKRVFRYAVDISDQLDLSEEEKRRLILGALIHDIGKIEIPRDIINKKGKLQVHEWEMMKKHVTYGKEILSSVKKYDDLLPLVELHHERYDGKGYPYGLKGENIPKLARILCIIDSFDAMTTERPYQKTKTFTEAIEELRKCSGQQFDPVFVEPFIKMVEHGDR; from the coding sequence ATGGTACGTAATCGTCAAAATATATATATGGTCTTCATCTGTGTATTGAGCTTGTTTCTCCTGTTTTTGCATTTTCCTTTTCAAGTTGGGGAATTATCAAATTGGGTCTTAATCTATACATTCATTGGAGCTATTCTTCTCTTAAATCATTTCAGTGTTATTCTCCCGTCAGGAAATTTTCTGTCAATGGATTCTGCGCTTTATTTGGCTTGTATCTTCTTATATGGAATAAATGTTCCACTTCTTGCGTTAATCTTAAGTAGTTTTGTCTTTTTCTTTATTCGCTTTAAAATGGAATGGTGGAAACATCTGTTTAATTTTTCAAACTACTCCATTATGATTGTTTCAACATATTACATGTTCATCGCAAGTGGTGGAAAGGTAGGAAACATAGACGTTACAAATCTCTGGCCTTATACGATTTCGTTAACTGTTTATTTTCTCTTAAACCTTGTCCTAATGTGGCTTTACTTATTTCTTGCAAGCAAGCTGTCTATCCGAAATGTTTTTCAAAAACTCACTAAAAAAGATGATGTAAAAGAAGCATTCTTAAGTTATTTATGCACATTGGTCCTCTCACTAGTTATGACAATTGTGATACATGAGCAACCAATATTCGGTATCTTCTTATTCATCTCATTATCGATCACATTATCGCTAGCCTTTTCCAAAGTGTTTTCCTTATATAAACACGAAGAAACAAGGGCACAAAAAGACTTTTTAACGGGTCTTAATAACCATGGCTATTTTAAACAAACGCTTGATGAATTCATTAAAAGAAGTGAATATGAGGATCCCTTCTCTATTGTCCTACTAGACTTAGATGATTTTAAAAAATATAACGATTTTAATGGACATGTTCAAGGGGACGAGCTGTTAACATTTTTTGGGGGCTTTATATCTGAGAAAATAAAGGACCACACCTTTATTGCTGCTCGTTACGGTGGGGAAGAATTCGCCATTATCATGCCTGAAACAACACAGGAACAAGCGAAAATGTTTATGGACAAAATCCGTAAAGAATATAATGAAACACCGTTTAAGGGAGTTGAGATTCTTCCATTAGGTTGTCTATCCTTCTCTGCTGGAATAACAGAGTATGAAAAAGGAACATACGGTGCTTCGGAGTTATTGGCTAGAGCAGATAAGGCTCTTTATTATGCAAAGGCTGAAGGGAAGAATAACTGTCAAATTTATAAAGAAGGTCGTTTTCATCATAAAGGACATCAAATTAAAGAAGAAATTGACGGTCTTGAGCAGCAGCTGCAGATCTTTTTATCAAAGGATATTTACACATATCAGCACAGCAAAAGAGTATTTAGATACGCTGTCGACATTAGTGATCAACTTGATCTAAGTGAAGAGGAGAAAAGAAGGTTAATTCTTGGAGCGCTTATCCATGATATCGGCAAAATTGAAATTCCGCGTGATATCATTAACAAAAAAGGAAAACTGCAAGTGCACGAATGGGAAATGATGAAAAAGCACGTCACGTACGGAAAGGAAATTCTCAGCTCTGTGAAAAAATACGATGACCTTCTTCCGCTAGTTGAGCTTCATCACGAACGCTACGACGGAAAAGGCTATCCATACGGACTCAAAGGAGAAAACATTCCTAAACTCGCTCGCATTCTCTGCATCATCGACTCCTTCGATGCCATGACAACCGAGCGACCATACCAAAAAACCAAAACCTTCACAGAAGCCATCGAAGAACTACGCAAATGCTCTGGTCAACAATTTGACCCGGTGTTTGTTGAGCCGTTTATTAAGATGGTGGAACATGGGGACAGGTAA
- a CDS encoding transposase has product MVIPIPRAARKKSPNGIYHIMLRGINRQTIFEDDQDRTKFLEVLKKYKEMSYFQLYSYCLMDNHIHLLMKESENISNVVKRISSSYVYWYNLKYERCGHLFQERFKSENIDSIRYFLTVLRYIHQNPLKAGISTSIYDCEWTSVHEYLGKATLVDADYPLRFFSSDQKQALILFKDFMEKPNDDQCLEDIVKVRLTDDEVKKYLLELGVSNVSGLQHVEKQVRDNILFELKETYGVSLRQIARVTGISKSVIQRAGK; this is encoded by the coding sequence GTGGTGATCCCTATCCCAAGAGCGGCAAGAAAAAAGAGTCCCAACGGCATATACCATATTATGCTTAGAGGTATCAATCGACAAACAATTTTTGAAGATGACCAGGACAGGACGAAGTTTTTAGAAGTACTAAAAAAGTATAAGGAAATGAGCTATTTTCAGCTCTACAGTTATTGTTTAATGGACAACCATATTCATTTATTAATGAAGGAATCTGAGAATATTTCAAATGTAGTAAAGCGAATCAGCTCAAGCTATGTTTACTGGTACAATTTGAAATATGAACGCTGTGGTCATTTGTTTCAGGAACGCTTTAAAAGCGAAAATATTGATAGTATACGATATTTTTTAACAGTTCTCCGTTATATCCACCAAAACCCCTTAAAAGCTGGTATATCTACTAGTATCTATGATTGTGAATGGACGAGTGTCCATGAGTACCTGGGAAAGGCCACACTTGTTGATGCAGATTACCCACTTCGATTTTTCTCTTCAGATCAAAAGCAAGCCCTTATTCTATTTAAAGATTTTATGGAAAAACCAAATGATGATCAATGCTTGGAAGATATCGTAAAGGTACGATTAACAGATGATGAGGTGAAAAAGTACCTTTTAGAATTAGGTGTATCAAATGTAAGTGGTTTACAACACGTGGAAAAACAGGTGAGAGACAACATCCTTTTCGAGCTGAAAGAAACATATGGGGTTAGTTTAAGACAAATTGCAAGAGTTACAGGCATTTCCAAGAGTGTGATACAGCGTGCTGGGAAATGA
- a CDS encoding YifB family Mg chelatase-like AAA ATPase encodes MITKIMSIGLKGLEGYCVQVEVQAVDMGEGFTIVGLPDASIKESKERVKATLYSQGCPLIGKRIVVNLSPSEQKKNGPLFDLPIAIGILKSLRMIGESIPNSTGFIGALSLDGSILPFEGMLAAALAAKKIGFNRLYMPFNPDLPEIIINEVEIIFVSSLRDVLQHLSGKTVPELYLAKKLTEEIYYEKDFQQIIGHSVAKRALEIAAAGEHHVFMIGPPGCGKSMLAEAFPSILPPLSYEEKLEKISLYQLAGMDYEVIHQPPFRAPHHSASTISIIGGGQHPKPGEISLAHRGVLFLDEMAEFSKKTLDMLRQPIETGKITISRVRSIVTYPSSFLLIGAMNPCPCGYLGSESYYCTCTRRQIQSYKNRISGPIRDRFDISLILQRVNLVNSDELQKESSAEIRQRVDKARDFQYKRYGYEMCNGKATYELLLNKGGFQDNVISLLQKTAMQQNWSNRVQLKILRLARTISDLDGEVYVTDDALREAMLLCGEQKSV; translated from the coding sequence ATGATCACAAAGATAATGAGTATAGGATTAAAGGGATTGGAGGGATATTGTGTACAAGTTGAAGTTCAAGCTGTTGATATGGGAGAGGGCTTTACTATCGTAGGCTTACCCGATGCTTCTATTAAAGAGTCCAAAGAACGTGTAAAAGCTACACTTTACTCCCAAGGGTGTCCGTTAATTGGGAAAAGAATTGTTGTAAACCTATCGCCATCTGAGCAAAAAAAGAATGGTCCCTTATTTGATTTGCCGATTGCAATAGGTATTCTGAAAAGCTTGAGGATGATTGGAGAAAGCATTCCAAATTCAACTGGGTTTATAGGGGCATTATCTTTAGATGGTTCAATTCTCCCTTTTGAGGGGATGCTTGCTGCTGCATTAGCTGCAAAAAAAATTGGCTTTAACCGGTTATACATGCCGTTTAATCCTGATTTACCGGAAATCATCATTAATGAAGTTGAAATTATATTTGTTTCGTCCTTACGGGATGTTCTTCAACATTTGTCAGGAAAGACTGTACCTGAACTTTATTTGGCAAAAAAATTAACAGAGGAAATTTATTATGAAAAGGATTTTCAACAAATTATTGGCCATTCAGTTGCTAAGCGTGCTTTAGAAATTGCAGCAGCTGGTGAGCATCATGTGTTTATGATCGGTCCACCAGGTTGTGGAAAAAGTATGCTGGCAGAGGCATTCCCTTCTATCCTACCACCATTATCCTATGAAGAAAAGCTTGAAAAAATCAGCTTGTACCAACTTGCAGGAATGGACTACGAAGTTATCCATCAACCCCCTTTTAGAGCTCCTCATCATTCAGCTTCAACTATTTCCATTATTGGAGGTGGACAACATCCAAAGCCTGGAGAAATTTCATTAGCTCACAGGGGTGTTCTGTTTTTAGATGAAATGGCGGAGTTCTCTAAAAAGACCCTTGATATGTTAAGACAGCCAATTGAGACGGGAAAGATTACGATCAGTCGGGTTCGTTCAATCGTCACTTATCCGTCTTCATTTTTATTAATTGGTGCGATGAACCCTTGTCCCTGCGGTTACTTAGGATCTGAATCTTATTACTGTACATGCACTAGGAGGCAAATTCAATCCTACAAAAATCGTATTTCAGGTCCAATCCGTGATCGATTTGATATCTCGCTTATATTGCAAAGAGTAAACTTAGTGAACAGTGATGAATTGCAAAAAGAATCTTCTGCTGAGATCAGACAAAGGGTTGATAAAGCCCGCGATTTTCAATATAAGCGATATGGATATGAAATGTGTAACGGAAAAGCAACTTATGAATTGTTGCTTAATAAGGGAGGATTCCAGGATAATGTTATATCTCTTCTCCAAAAAACAGCAATGCAACAGAACTGGAGCAACCGTGTACAATTGAAGATTCTCCGTTTAGCTAGAACGATTTCAGACTTGGATGGTGAAGTTTATGTGACAGATGACGCATTAAGGGAAGCGATGTTGTTATGTGGGGAGCAGAAAAGTGTTTAG
- a CDS encoding tyrosine-protein phosphatase, whose protein sequence is MIDIHCHVLDGIDDGAQDLDASMNMIKHAVNEGITKIIATPHHKNGKYDNIASSIKDKVIELNQKIKEQNLPIEILPGQEPRIYGDLLEDYEKGEILTLNHSKYVFIEFPSNHVPRYTKKLLFDIQLAGLSPIIVHPERNSEIIENPSILYKLVEQGAATQVTASSVTGHFGKKIKKFSLQLIESSQAHFIASDAHNLSGRSFRLREAYDEIGKEFGRDFVYMFQENAELVVEGNTIYRQPPQEIRRKKFLGIF, encoded by the coding sequence ATGATAGATATCCATTGCCATGTTCTCGACGGAATTGATGATGGTGCACAGGATCTTGATGCTTCAATGAATATGATTAAGCATGCTGTGAATGAGGGAATCACGAAGATCATCGCAACACCGCATCATAAAAATGGAAAATATGATAATATCGCTTCGTCTATTAAAGATAAAGTCATAGAGTTAAACCAGAAGATTAAGGAACAAAATCTTCCTATAGAGATATTACCTGGCCAGGAGCCGCGGATTTACGGAGATCTTTTAGAGGATTATGAAAAAGGCGAGATTCTAACTCTTAATCACTCAAAATATGTTTTTATCGAATTTCCGTCTAATCACGTTCCTAGATATACAAAGAAGCTATTATTCGATATTCAGCTAGCAGGACTTTCTCCGATTATCGTTCACCCTGAACGGAATTCAGAGATTATCGAGAATCCTTCCATTTTATATAAGCTGGTTGAACAAGGTGCGGCAACACAAGTAACTGCTTCCAGTGTCACAGGACATTTCGGGAAAAAAATTAAAAAGTTTTCTCTCCAATTAATTGAATCAAGTCAGGCACATTTTATCGCATCAGATGCACATAATCTATCAGGAAGGTCCTTCAGATTGCGTGAAGCTTATGATGAGATCGGAAAAGAATTTGGACGTGACTTCGTCTATATGTTTCAGGAAAATGCCGAGCTTGTTGTTGAAGGAAATACAATTTATCGACAACCACCTCAAGAAATTCGACGTAAGAAGTTTTTGGGGATCTTTTAA
- a CDS encoding ABC transporter substrate-binding protein, with translation MKIVKGGFLLSLVSLALVGCGSDESSTNNGSAAGIQGDLSFYTSQPDEDAQKLVDAFKEKYPDVNVQTYRSGTEEVISKIKAEQKAGDVQADVLLVADSVTFEDLKEEDLLLEYKSEELSEIPSNLVDPDGMYAGTKVMATALVANTANVEEMPDSWNVLTDENAKGQAIMPSPFYSGAAAYNLGVFTRTDAFGWDYFKSLKENEMTVTKGNGAVLQAVADGEKSYGMVVDFIVARAKAEGSPVELIYPKEGVPVITEPIGIMKDPENEAAAKAFVDFVLSEEGQELAAEIGYTPIRKGVEAPEGLQTIDEMNVIDADISELYQAKEDDKKEFETIFGQ, from the coding sequence ATGAAAATAGTAAAAGGCGGATTTCTATTAAGTCTAGTATCTCTAGCACTAGTTGGTTGCGGAAGTGATGAAAGCAGTACAAATAATGGCAGTGCAGCTGGAATCCAAGGAGATTTATCATTCTACACATCACAGCCTGATGAGGATGCTCAAAAATTAGTAGATGCATTTAAGGAAAAGTATCCTGACGTAAATGTGCAAACGTATCGATCAGGGACAGAAGAGGTTATTAGTAAAATTAAAGCGGAACAGAAAGCGGGAGATGTTCAAGCAGATGTTTTACTCGTTGCTGACTCTGTTACATTTGAAGATTTGAAGGAAGAGGATTTATTACTTGAATATAAATCAGAGGAGCTCAGTGAAATACCATCTAATTTAGTTGATCCTGATGGCATGTATGCCGGAACAAAAGTGATGGCAACAGCCTTAGTAGCAAACACAGCGAATGTAGAAGAAATGCCTGACTCATGGAATGTGCTGACAGATGAAAATGCGAAAGGGCAAGCAATCATGCCAAGCCCATTTTATTCAGGTGCTGCAGCCTATAATTTAGGTGTATTTACACGAACTGATGCGTTTGGCTGGGATTATTTTAAGAGTTTAAAAGAAAATGAAATGACTGTGACAAAAGGTAATGGAGCTGTTCTTCAAGCTGTTGCTGATGGGGAAAAATCATATGGAATGGTTGTCGACTTCATCGTAGCTCGTGCAAAAGCAGAAGGGTCTCCGGTTGAACTCATATATCCGAAAGAAGGGGTACCGGTGATCACTGAACCAATCGGTATTATGAAGGATCCTGAAAATGAAGCAGCTGCAAAAGCGTTTGTTGATTTTGTTTTATCTGAAGAAGGTCAGGAATTAGCGGCAGAAATAGGCTACACACCAATTCGTAAAGGTGTTGAAGCTCCTGAAGGCTTACAAACGATTGACGAAATGAACGTGATCGATGCAGATATTAGTGAGCTTTATCAAGCAAAAGAAGATGATAAAAAGGAATTCGAGACGATTTTTGGACAATAA